A single Cucumis melo cultivar AY chromosome 4, USDA_Cmelo_AY_1.0, whole genome shotgun sequence DNA region contains:
- the LOC127148933 gene encoding uncharacterized protein LOC127148933: protein MVATRFKTYQSSVSSSIHNSYASSVSDSMAPSPPKTATSSKGKCYKGIPTKHSYKKIRRSVPPTKEGQHCPVPISVHCSHAGRSSKLVSPLTIKREVLEFSPPHTSRPSASSSMSEPRVFVETVVLDSDSSDSEDNVVLSTLLHCKVGFRSCQSPPREASPPKEDLSRPTDHGQSFAASSSPHASPQASLPNNEDDARDETDEDYVPGTEEMTVPEDSLTFTEDPSVSHHTRTSKPSSTEGSSEFSTPMSPHGHVGSSSCPRRPPVRGQRVISTQAGRRKIPPNVPSMPIDCVSFHSEKGAHKWKHVVKWRIADEANSFYQYNSCPVVLDLICNDGLHRTVSVVGPSDFNDSSAEKYQKVLIQVSILMSPDLLNTFLGNALSADYVVSYPTPKRLVEELTGGTFPVWPVDGQLPIALLTVKYAIIHRIGISNWIPSTHASTISTSLGLFVYLMGTGVKVNVCEFIFNHLLRHVDTFSIHIPICFPRTLSGFLLAQQPTILTPLDTIGTAPYIIPLSMRLFQGSHIQDVDAAFENAPGGTSVVAATNPIVGQPLVLSVSLVNRLLQALMAESRSLTCQISELSDRRTVLDVILCDFRRAASGSSTPSSDQ, encoded by the coding sequence ATGGTCGCCACACGTTTCAAAACTTATCAGTCGAGTGTTTCGTCTTCCATCCACAATTCTTATGCTTCCAGCGTTTCAGATTCTATGGCTCCCTCACCACCAAAAACTGCAACTTCTTCGAAGGGCAAATGCTACAAAGGAATCCCAACGAAACATTCATATAAGAAAATTCGCAGGTCTGTTCCACCTACTAAGGAAGGTCAACACTGTCCAGTACCCATCTCTGTCCATTGCTCACATGCAGGGCGATCTTCTAAACTAGTATCTCCTCTTACTATCAAAAGGGAAGTCCTTGAGTTTTCTCCACCACACACATCCCGTCCGTCTGCGTCCTCCTCTATGTCAGAACCTAGGGTTTTCGTTGAGACAGTGGTATTAGATTCTGATTCCTCTGACAGTGAAGACAATGTGGTGTTGTCAACCCTTCTTCATTGCAAGGTAGGGTTTCGTTCTTGTCAATCCCCACCAAGGGAAGCATCTCCTCCTAAGGAGGATCTATCTCGGCCTACTGACCATGGTCAGTCTTTCGCTGCTTCGTCATCACCTCATGCTTCCCCACAAGCTTCTCTTCCAAATAATGAAGACGATGCACGTGACGAAACTGACGAAGATTATGTACCTGGAACTGAAGAAATGACTGTACCCGAGGACTCTTTGACATTTACTGAGGATCCTAGTGTATCCCATCATACTCGAACGTCGAAACCTAGTTCAACTGAAGGCTCGAGTGAATTCTCCACTCCGATGTCACCGCATGGGCATGTCGGTTCTTCCTCTTGTCCGCGTCGTCCTCCTGTCAGAGGACAACGTGTCATCTCAACCCAGGCAGGACGAAGGAAGATACCCCCAAATGTACCCTCTATGCCAATTGACTGTGTGTCTTTTCACTCTGAGAAGGGAGCACACAAATGGAAGCATGTGGTTAAGTGGCGGATTGCTGATGAAGCTAATAGTTTTTACCAGTACAACTCATGTCCTGTCGTTCTTGATTTAATCTGCAATGATGGGCTTCATCGGACTGTTTCTGTGGTTGGTCCTTCCGACTTCAATGATTCAAGTGCTGAAAAGTATCAGAAGGTGCTTATTCAGGTGTCTATTTTAATGTCTCCAGACTTACTGAATACTTTTTTGGGCAACGCACTGTCGGCTGACTACGTTGTCTCATATCCTACTCCTAAACGTCTGGTTGAGGAGCTTACCGGTGGAACTTTTCCTGTCTGGCCGGTTGATGGGCAGTTACCGATTGCTTTGTTGACTGTAAAATATGCGATCATCCACCGGATTGGTATCTCGAACTGGATTCCCTCTACTCATGCATCTACCATCTCGACTTCTTTAGGACTTTTTGTCTACCTTATGGGCACTGGAGTTAAGGTGAATGTTTGTGAATTCATCTTTAATCACTTACTGCGCCACGTTGATACGTTTTCCATTCATATTCCCATCTGTTTCCCAAGAACACTGAGTGGTTTTCTCCTGGCTCAACAACCGACCATATTGACCCCATTAGATACTATTGGCACAGCTCCATATATTATACCTCTTAGTATGCGACTCTTTCAAGGGTCCCACATTCAAGATGTTGATGCTGCATTTGAGAATGCACCTGGGGGGACTAGTGTTGTTGCTGCTACAAATCCAATTGTTGGTCAACCTCTGGTTCTCTCTGTTTCATTGGTCAATCGTCTGCTGCAAGCGTTAATGGCTGAATCTCGATCTCTGACTTGCCAAATCAGTGAACTGTCTGATAGGCGCACTGTTTTGGATGTAATTCTTTGTGATTTTAGGCGTGCAGCATCAGGGTCTTCTACTCCTTCGTCTGATCAGTAG
- the LOC127148934 gene encoding uncharacterized mitochondrial protein AtMg00810-like, with product MVANVCYTSTMKLMTVVAALTDEHWILAMQEELLQFERNESKGFVDLVHRDHVYKLRKALYGLKQALEPVQIYVEDIIFGGTSSAYVKQFVNQMKGEFEMSMVGELTFFIEFQIKQDETGIFFSQEKYAKNLISKFRMDKAKPKRTPAATHLKLTKDATGEQVDSSLYRSIIGSLLNLTASRPDIAFAVGMCARYQADPRTSHLQSAKRILKYIIGTVMLTGSDVRMIGRAHLNDVVS from the exons ATGGTTGCCAATGTATGTTACACATCCACCATGAAACTCATGACTGTTGTTGCTGCTCTTACTGATGAGCACTGGATCTTAGCAATGCAGGAGGAACTACTGCAGTTTGAAAGAAATGAG TCAAAAGGTTTTGTTGATCTTGTGCATCGCGATCATGTATACAAGCTGCGTAAGGCACTGTATGGTCTCAAACAAGCCCTAGAGCCTG TGCAGATCTATGTTGAGGACATTATATTTGGTGGCACGTCCTCTGCGTATGTTAAACAATTTGTTAATCAGATGAAGGGAGAATTTGAAATGAGCATGGTTGGTGAACTGACATTCTTCATAGAATTTCAGATTAAACAAGACGAAACAGggattttcttttctcaagAAAAATATGCAAAGAATCTCATCTCCAAGTTTAGAATGGATAAGGCCAAACCTAAACGAACACCAGCTGCTACTCATCTGAAATTGACAAAGGATGCCACTGGAGAACAAGTTGATTCAAGTCTATACAGAAGTATCATTGGTAGTTTACTCAACCTCACAGCCAGCAGACCAGATATAGCTTTTGCAGTAGGCATGTGTGCTCGTTATCAGGCTGACCCTCGAACGTCTCATCTTCAAAGTGCTAAACGCATACTGAAATATATAATAG GTACTGTGATGCTGACTGGGTCGGATGTTCGGATGATCGGAAGAGCACATCTGAACGATGTTGTTTCTTAG